A genomic segment from Neobacillus sp. YX16 encodes:
- a CDS encoding Rrf2 family transcriptional regulator, which produces MQYSVGVEYALHCLIYLIDLPSKESVGIKDLAEFQGLPETFLSKVFGKLSKAGIVSSVPGVKGGYRLSKSPEDISFWDVVEAVEGPKPIFQCKNIKDNGYLYRENCCSAPSSCTINLVMLSAEEKMRDYLRNKTLSWLNDELDRVLPKQIRKDTRKYFSKSNI; this is translated from the coding sequence ATGCAGTATAGTGTCGGAGTTGAATATGCATTACATTGTCTGATTTATTTAATTGATCTTCCTTCCAAGGAAAGTGTTGGGATAAAGGATTTGGCAGAATTCCAAGGACTTCCTGAGACATTTCTTTCAAAAGTTTTCGGTAAATTATCTAAGGCAGGCATCGTAAGTTCTGTCCCTGGTGTAAAAGGAGGGTATAGGTTATCTAAGTCCCCAGAAGATATTTCCTTTTGGGATGTAGTTGAAGCAGTTGAAGGTCCTAAGCCAATTTTTCAATGTAAAAATATTAAAGATAATGGTTATTTGTATAGAGAAAACTGTTGTTCAGCTCCCTCCTCTTGTACCATCAACTTAGTTATGCTCTCTGCGGAAGAAAAAATGCGTGATTACTTGCGTAATAAAACACTGTCATGGTTAAATGATGAGCTTGATCGTGTCTTACCCAAACAAATACGTAAAGATACTCGGAAATATTTTTCGAAGAGCAACATATAA
- a CDS encoding carboxymuconolactone decarboxylase family protein — protein sequence MEQRVDYYNVAPEALKIMMEMEKYTKTTGIDRKLRELIKIRASQINGCAYCINMHTADARKMGEMEQRLYCISAWRECTFYTDAEKVALELTEYVTLIPTKRVPDELYQRVREHYDERQYVDLVLIINQINSWNRISIAMGNTATEK from the coding sequence TTGGAACAACGAGTTGATTATTACAATGTAGCACCAGAAGCACTTAAAATAATGATGGAAATGGAGAAGTATACGAAAACAACAGGTATAGACCGTAAACTCCGTGAACTTATAAAAATTCGGGCATCTCAAATAAATGGTTGTGCATATTGTATTAACATGCATACAGCTGATGCTAGAAAAATGGGAGAAATGGAACAACGTTTATATTGTATTAGTGCTTGGAGAGAGTGCACATTTTACACAGATGCAGAAAAAGTAGCTCTTGAGTTGACAGAATACGTAACTTTAATCCCGACAAAACGCGTGCCAGATGAGCTTTATCAACGAGTACGTGAACATTATGACGAGAGACAATATGTTGACCTTGTACTGATAATTAATCAAATCAACAGTTGGAATAGAATTTCTATTGCAATGGGGAATACAGCAACTGAAAAATAA
- a CDS encoding IS110 family transposase: MDVIIERACGFDVHKDNITACIMTSKGKEIQTFSTKTVFLLKLLDWIKENNCTHVAMESTSVYWKPIVNLLESEGIEFLVVNAQHMKALPGRKTDVKDAEWIAQLLRHGLLKASFIPDRNQRELRELVRYRRSIIEERARKHNRIQKVLEGANIKLGSVVSDIMGVSSKDMLRAIADGENDPEKLANFARRTMKKKKAAIVVAHAMLRIAYYLLTQKKCMLT, encoded by the coding sequence ATGGATGTAATCATTGAAAGAGCATGTGGTTTTGATGTCCATAAGGACAATATCACTGCTTGTATTATGACTTCAAAAGGAAAGGAGATTCAAACATTTTCTACTAAAACAGTTTTTCTATTAAAGTTATTGGACTGGATTAAAGAAAATAATTGTACACACGTAGCTATGGAAAGCACGAGTGTTTATTGGAAGCCTATTGTTAACTTATTAGAGTCCGAAGGAATCGAGTTTTTAGTAGTGAACGCTCAACACATGAAGGCTCTTCCCGGACGCAAAACGGATGTTAAGGATGCGGAATGGATTGCACAACTTCTTCGCCATGGACTTCTTAAAGCTAGTTTCATTCCTGATAGAAACCAACGTGAACTACGGGAACTTGTTCGCTATCGCCGAAGTATTATTGAAGAACGCGCCAGAAAACATAATCGGATTCAAAAGGTTTTAGAAGGAGCTAATATCAAACTAGGTTCTGTTGTATCTGATATTATGGGAGTTTCATCGAAGGATATGCTTCGAGCAATCGCAGATGGTGAGAATGATCCTGAAAAACTAGCAAACTTCGCTCGTCGTACAATGAAAAAGAAAAAGGCAGCAATTGTAGTCGCTCATGCGATGTTGCGAATCGCATATTACCTACTAACCCAAAAGAAATGTATGCTGACTTAG
- a CDS encoding antibiotic biosynthesis monooxygenase, producing MSGTAKTPQPPYYAVIFSSQQTEGDRGYGKMAEKMVELASQQKGFLGVESARDEGLGITVSYWDSLDAIKDWKEHSAHQVAQDKGKNEWYKNFSLRVCKVERDNFFEM from the coding sequence ATGAGTGGAACTGCTAAAACTCCTCAGCCACCTTACTATGCGGTTATATTTTCTTCACAACAAACTGAAGGTGACAGAGGTTACGGAAAAATGGCGGAAAAAATGGTGGAGTTAGCTTCTCAGCAGAAGGGTTTCTTAGGTGTAGAAAGTGCAAGAGATGAAGGATTAGGAATTACGGTTTCATATTGGGATTCCTTAGATGCGATAAAGGATTGGAAGGAACATTCAGCACATCAAGTCGCACAGGATAAAGGTAAAAATGAATGGTACAAAAACTTCTCACTAAGAGTATGCAAAGTAGAAAGAGATAACTTTTTCGAAATGTAG